Proteins encoded together in one Polaribacter reichenbachii window:
- a CDS encoding PhoX family protein: MDYNRRKFISFMGKASLASLVLPQFLMSCGNTATPTKDFSKMSKERLQALKDLVLEGIPASDKDDLLLAKGLDYHTIVKWGDAISDTDTFGFNNDYTCFIPFDENNPKDGLLWVNHEYVNQLFVSDFDYRAFDNPKAHRTKAQVDKEMYNVGGSIIRIKEENGIWQVVQNDPHNRRITAQTDIALNWDAPIKGKTSVKGTLANCSGGITPWKTFITCEENYDGFFGETEYDDNNVESHRNSGYGWENFYNYPPEHYGWVVEVNPKDGKAQKHIALGRFAHECCTLYELEDKRVVAYTGDDHNDEHLYKFVSSKPGSLKEGTLYVADTINGQWLALDYENQPVLKAKFKNQTEVLIRAREAAKLIGATPLNRPEDIEIDPITGHIFITLTNNKPKGDHHGSILKIVETNGAFDALTFKSSTYIAGGTENGFSCPDNLAFDMAGNLWITTDMSGGAMNRTDKPYMAFKNNSLFVIPRLGKDAGKVIRVASAPKDAELTGPWFSPDGKTLFLSVQHPGEQTKDLSNPTSTWPFDKDNIPKPAVVAITGDLIEKMNHLNKLEG, translated from the coding sequence ATGGATTATAATAGAAGAAAGTTTATTTCATTTATGGGTAAAGCGAGTTTAGCATCGCTAGTTTTACCTCAGTTTTTAATGAGTTGTGGTAATACAGCAACACCTACAAAAGATTTTAGCAAGATGTCTAAAGAGAGATTGCAAGCTCTTAAAGACTTGGTTTTAGAAGGAATTCCGGCTTCTGATAAAGACGATTTGTTATTGGCAAAGGGTTTAGATTATCACACTATAGTCAAATGGGGAGATGCCATAAGCGACACAGATACTTTCGGATTTAATAATGATTATACTTGTTTTATTCCGTTTGATGAGAATAATCCTAAAGATGGTTTGTTGTGGGTAAACCACGAATACGTCAATCAACTTTTTGTTTCTGATTTCGATTATCGTGCTTTCGATAATCCCAAAGCACATAGAACCAAAGCGCAAGTAGATAAAGAAATGTACAATGTTGGCGGAAGCATAATAAGAATTAAAGAGGAAAACGGAATTTGGCAAGTGGTTCAAAACGATCCGCACAACAGAAGAATTACAGCACAAACAGACATTGCCTTAAATTGGGATGCACCCATAAAAGGAAAAACCAGTGTAAAAGGAACATTGGCAAATTGTTCTGGAGGAATTACCCCATGGAAAACCTTTATTACTTGCGAGGAAAACTATGATGGTTTTTTCGGAGAGACAGAGTATGATGACAATAATGTAGAAAGCCACAGGAATAGTGGATATGGATGGGAGAATTTTTACAATTATCCTCCTGAGCATTATGGTTGGGTAGTAGAAGTGAATCCGAAAGATGGTAAAGCGCAAAAACATATTGCTTTAGGTCGTTTTGCACACGAATGTTGTACCCTCTATGAATTAGAAGATAAAAGAGTAGTAGCATATACTGGAGATGATCATAATGATGAACATTTGTACAAGTTTGTATCTTCTAAACCAGGTTCTTTAAAAGAGGGAACACTTTATGTTGCAGATACCATCAACGGACAATGGTTGGCCTTAGATTATGAAAATCAGCCGGTTTTAAAAGCAAAGTTTAAAAACCAAACAGAGGTTTTAATCAGAGCTAGAGAGGCTGCTAAATTAATTGGTGCAACACCTTTAAACAGACCAGAAGATATAGAAATAGATCCAATTACTGGCCATATTTTTATCACCTTAACCAATAACAAACCAAAAGGAGATCATCATGGTTCTATTTTAAAAATAGTAGAAACAAACGGAGCTTTTGATGCCTTAACGTTTAAATCATCAACATACATCGCTGGTGGTACAGAAAATGGTTTTTCTTGTCCTGATAACTTGGCTTTTGATATGGCAGGTAATCTTTGGATTACCACAGACATGTCTGGTGGAGCTATGAACAGAACAGACAAACCTTACATGGCTTTTAAAAACAATAGTTTATTTGTAATTCCGAGATTGGGTAAAGATGCAGGTAAAGTAATTCGTGTAGCTTCTGCACCTAAAGATGCAGAACTAACCGGGCCTTGGTTTTCTCCAGATGGTAAAACACTGTTTTTAAGTGTACAACACCCAGGTGAGCAAACAAAAGATTTAAGTAATCCAACCAGTACTTGGCCTTTCGATAAAGATAATATTCCGAAGCCTGCCGTGGTGGCAATTACGGGAGATTTAATTGAAAAAATGAATCATCTAAATAAATTAGAAGGATAA
- the folE gene encoding GTP cyclohydrolase I FolE → MKDKEQIIIEGDAHFSTSIKTPLRADAFDKSDDEKIKNIQHHFKMIMEEIGLDLTDDSLSGTPYRVAKMYVKELFYGLNPVNKPKLSTFDNKYSYQKMLVEQNINIDSACEHHFLPIVGQAHVAYIPKDKVIGLSKINRLVDYYARRPQVQERLVLQILNDLQMVLDTQDVIVMVTAKHLCVSSRGIKDQSSFTTTLEYGGCFSETEIRNEFLKIVSD, encoded by the coding sequence ATGAAGGATAAAGAACAAATTATAATAGAGGGTGATGCTCATTTTTCAACAAGTATCAAAACACCTTTGCGTGCAGATGCTTTTGATAAATCTGATGATGAAAAAATTAAAAATATTCAGCATCATTTTAAAATGATTATGGAAGAAATAGGGCTAGATTTAACAGATGATAGCTTATCTGGTACACCTTATCGTGTTGCAAAAATGTATGTAAAAGAGTTGTTTTATGGTTTAAATCCGGTTAATAAACCAAAGCTTTCTACTTTCGATAATAAATACAGTTATCAAAAAATGTTGGTTGAGCAAAACATCAATATAGATTCTGCTTGCGAGCATCATTTTTTACCAATTGTTGGGCAGGCACACGTAGCGTATATCCCAAAAGACAAGGTAATTGGTTTGTCTAAAATTAATCGTTTGGTAGATTATTATGCACGTCGTCCTCAGGTACAAGAAAGATTGGTATTGCAAATCTTAAACGATTTACAAATGGTTTTAGATACGCAAGATGTAATTGTAATGGTTACTGCTAAACATTTGTGTGTATCTTCTAGAGGCATAAAAGACCAAAGTAGTTTTACAACCACTTTAGAGTATGGAGGCTGTTTTTCTGAAACCGAAATAAGAAATGAATTCTTAAAAATAGTGAGCGATTAA
- a CDS encoding MerC domain-containing protein — translation MILSNQKADSIGAISSTLCLIHCVATPFIFLAQSSLFNFGNEAPFWWKFFDYFFLVVSFIAVYRSTQTTSKNWIKPALWLSWFILFIVIINEKLEIFPIPESFIYLPTISLIALHLYNRKYCQCNTDKCCTHEG, via the coding sequence ATGATATTATCAAATCAAAAAGCAGATAGTATTGGTGCTATATCCAGTACACTTTGTCTAATTCATTGTGTGGCAACACCTTTTATTTTTTTAGCACAAAGTAGTTTATTCAATTTTGGCAATGAGGCTCCTTTTTGGTGGAAGTTCTTCGACTATTTTTTCTTAGTAGTTTCTTTTATTGCAGTTTATCGTTCTACGCAAACCACAAGTAAAAACTGGATTAAACCTGCACTTTGGCTAAGCTGGTTCATCCTTTTTATCGTTATTATAAACGAAAAATTAGAGATATTTCCTATACCAGAAAGTTTTATCTACTTACCAACTATTTCGTTAATAGCATTACACTTATACAATAGAAAATATTGCCAATGTAACACAGATAAATGTTGTACTCATGAAGGATAA
- a CDS encoding Fur family transcriptional regulator — MGVIRKTKAVEVLMSEFRNSDSAISAKQLITQLKTQFNKTTIYRILDKLEDDGLLHSFLGKDGIKWYAKCTGCSSTEHKDVHPHFQCLDCGKVDCIPTNVTLPKIPSRQIEVTQLLIQGKCESCVDAI, encoded by the coding sequence ATGGGAGTCATCAGAAAAACAAAGGCGGTAGAAGTGTTAATGAGCGAGTTTAGAAATAGTGATTCTGCAATTTCTGCTAAGCAATTAATAACACAATTAAAAACACAGTTTAATAAAACTACGATTTACAGGATTTTAGATAAGTTAGAAGATGATGGTCTGCTGCATTCCTTTTTAGGAAAAGACGGAATTAAATGGTATGCAAAATGCACAGGATGCTCTTCTACAGAGCATAAAGATGTGCATCCTCATTTTCAGTGTTTAGATTGTGGTAAAGTAGATTGTATACCTACTAATGTTACCTTGCCCAAAATACCAAGTAGACAGATTGAAGTTACTCAATTATTAATTCAGGGTAAATGTGAGTCTTGTGTTGATGCTATTTAA
- a CDS encoding LytR/AlgR family response regulator transcription factor, with product MSNLKISCIVVDDEPMALNLVESYVEKTPFLSLKKKCTSAIEALQFIQQEPVDLLFLDIQMPDLTGIEFSKMLPKETRVIFTTAFDEYALEGFKVEALDYLLKPFDYAEFLAAANKANTWFELVKGKKQPVVSEEKEFLFVKSEYKQLRIKLADVLYFEGLKDYIKIWLKDNPKAILTLMSLKTLEQELPSTQFMRVHRSFIVSLKNIEVIERSQIIINKQRITVSEQYKPKFLEFINKNSF from the coding sequence ATGAGCAATCTAAAAATATCTTGTATTGTTGTAGATGATGAACCTATGGCATTAAATCTAGTAGAAAGTTATGTTGAAAAAACGCCTTTTTTATCTCTTAAAAAGAAGTGTACTAGTGCTATAGAAGCGTTACAATTTATACAACAAGAACCTGTAGATTTATTGTTTTTAGACATACAAATGCCAGATTTAACGGGTATTGAATTCTCTAAAATGTTACCTAAAGAAACACGGGTAATTTTTACCACTGCTTTTGATGAATATGCACTAGAAGGTTTTAAAGTAGAAGCTTTAGATTACTTGTTAAAGCCTTTTGATTATGCTGAGTTTTTAGCAGCAGCGAATAAAGCAAACACTTGGTTTGAGTTGGTAAAAGGCAAAAAACAACCTGTTGTATCCGAAGAAAAAGAGTTTCTTTTTGTAAAATCAGAATACAAACAACTTCGTATTAAATTGGCTGATGTTTTATATTTTGAGGGATTAAAAGATTACATAAAAATATGGTTAAAAGACAACCCAAAAGCCATTTTAACCTTAATGAGCTTAAAGACTTTAGAACAAGAATTGCCAAGTACTCAATTTATGCGTGTACATCGTTCTTTTATCGTTTCTTTAAAAAATATTGAAGTCATTGAACGTAGTCAAATCATTATTAACAAACAGCGAATTACAGTTTCTGAGCAATACAAACCAAAGTTTTTAGAGTTTATCAATAAGAATTCTTTTTAA
- a CDS encoding sensor histidine kinase: MIKNKNITLLSHILVWFVLFSMPYLLSYGQEQELDRVIIHFWIPLLLSSILFYLNYFLLIDKYLFTKKTVWFVLINIIFIVFFIYIKESIEDVFFQNITRNRPSSNKNSTGPPFKMFIYIQMVSYMAPLLFSIVVKTTKRWVKTEAERKEAINFKLQSELQHLHYQLQPHFFFNSLNNIYAMVDLSPEQAKKSIHSLSKLMRYMLYETNEESISLTKEIDFMKKYIELMKLRVSDKTTIDYSFPKTETSIQIAPLLFISLIENAFKHGVAASKPSSINMNMTCTNKTVLFTIENTNFPKKSNDKSGSGIGLQNLEKRLQLLYPDKYIFQTEVILNRFVVNLEIETI; this comes from the coding sequence ATGATTAAAAATAAAAACATCACATTACTCTCGCACATACTGGTTTGGTTTGTGCTTTTTAGTATGCCTTATTTGTTGTCTTATGGGCAAGAACAAGAATTAGATAGAGTCATTATCCATTTCTGGATTCCATTACTACTTTCTTCAATTCTGTTTTACCTAAATTATTTTTTATTGATTGATAAATACTTGTTTACTAAAAAAACAGTTTGGTTTGTACTTATAAACATCATATTTATTGTTTTTTTTATTTACATAAAAGAGAGTATAGAAGATGTTTTTTTTCAGAATATTACCAGAAACAGACCCTCTAGTAACAAGAATAGTACAGGTCCGCCTTTTAAAATGTTTATTTACATTCAAATGGTTTCTTATATGGCACCTTTGCTATTTTCTATCGTTGTAAAAACTACCAAACGTTGGGTAAAAACAGAGGCAGAGCGTAAGGAAGCTATCAATTTTAAATTACAATCGGAGTTACAACATTTACATTATCAATTACAACCACATTTCTTTTTTAATTCTTTGAATAATATTTATGCAATGGTAGATCTTTCGCCAGAGCAAGCAAAAAAATCGATTCATAGTTTAAGCAAGTTAATGCGTTATATGTTGTACGAAACCAATGAGGAATCCATTTCATTAACCAAAGAAATAGATTTTATGAAAAAGTATATTGAGTTGATGAAACTGCGTGTATCAGATAAAACAACTATCGATTACAGTTTTCCTAAAACAGAAACAAGCATACAAATAGCACCTTTATTGTTTATTTCATTAATCGAAAATGCTTTTAAACACGGTGTAGCTGCTAGCAAACCAAGTAGCATAAATATGAATATGACTTGCACCAATAAAACCGTTTTATTCACCATAGAGAATACAAACTTCCCTAAAAAATCGAATGATAAAAGTGGTTCAGGAATTGGTCTTCAGAATTTAGAAAAACGTTTACAATTGTTATATCCTGATAAATATATCTTCCAGACAGAAGTAATTTTGAATCGTTTTGTAGTAAATTTAGAAATAGAAACTATATAA
- a CDS encoding haloacid dehalogenase type II codes for MIKAVFFDMNETLLNLSLLQAQFDKHFNDKYVLKYWFTKLLYSSSIMGIMGEYRNFGELADIALENLFFENNKPLTAKTKSQILGEFKRLPAYDDVLPALNLLKKENIRVVAVSNSSLEMMKEQLTNSGIIDKIDSYYSVDSIKKYKPFKDIYQSSAKEEGLELQDIIMIATHDWDLFGAKKAGLKTAYIQRKEEIYHPYYLQPDFKDANLQDLVLQIIESENN; via the coding sequence ATGATAAAAGCTGTATTTTTTGATATGAATGAAACTTTATTGAATCTGAGTTTACTGCAAGCACAATTCGATAAACATTTTAATGACAAATATGTTTTAAAATATTGGTTCACAAAATTATTATACAGTTCAAGCATTATGGGAATAATGGGAGAGTATCGTAATTTTGGAGAATTAGCAGATATAGCTTTAGAAAATCTTTTCTTTGAAAACAATAAACCCTTAACTGCTAAGACAAAATCACAAATACTTGGCGAATTCAAAAGGTTACCTGCTTATGATGATGTGCTGCCTGCGTTAAATCTTCTTAAAAAAGAAAACATACGTGTAGTTGCAGTTTCAAACTCTTCTTTAGAAATGATGAAAGAACAATTGACAAATTCAGGAATTATTGATAAAATTGATTCGTATTACTCAGTTGATAGCATTAAAAAATATAAACCTTTTAAAGATATTTATCAATCATCAGCAAAAGAAGAAGGATTAGAATTACAAGATATCATAATGATTGCAACTCACGATTGGGATTTATTTGGTGCAAAAAAAGCAGGACTTAAAACTGCATATATTCAAAGGAAAGAAGAAATTTATCATCCTTATTACTTACAACCAGATTTTAAAGATGCTAATTTACAAGATTTAGTTTTACAGATTATTGAATCTGAAAATAATTGA
- the blaOXA gene encoding class D beta-lactamase translates to MKKTIVNIILIVSILVSCNEKSKTKEILVPEFQSIMNSSNVNGSILIYDLQKDLFYSNNFDWAKIGQLPASTFKIPNSIIALETKVVKNDSTLFKWNGEKRAYKIWEQDLILRDAFQYSCVPCYQEIANKIGEKRMNEYLEKLQFGDMNVTSKNLDVFWLEGASKINQFQQIDFLKRLVNSELKISKTTEEVLRKISFIEKNERYKLYGKTGLSIRNGNNNGWFVGYIKMKNKTYFFATNIEPNENTNKKLFPKLRKEITIKALDYMK, encoded by the coding sequence ATGAAAAAGACAATAGTAAACATTATTTTAATAGTAAGTATTTTAGTTTCTTGTAATGAAAAAAGCAAGACAAAAGAAATACTTGTACCTGAATTTCAATCAATTATGAATTCAAGTAATGTTAATGGTTCTATTCTAATTTATGATTTACAAAAAGATTTATTCTATTCAAATAACTTTGATTGGGCTAAAATAGGGCAATTACCTGCATCTACATTTAAAATTCCGAATTCTATAATTGCTTTAGAAACTAAGGTTGTAAAAAATGATAGCACATTATTTAAATGGAATGGAGAAAAAAGAGCATATAAAATTTGGGAACAAGATTTAATATTAAGAGATGCTTTTCAGTATTCTTGTGTACCTTGTTATCAAGAAATTGCGAATAAAATTGGTGAAAAAAGAATGAATGAATATCTCGAAAAACTACAATTTGGAGATATGAATGTTACCTCGAAAAATTTAGATGTATTTTGGTTAGAAGGAGCATCAAAAATCAATCAATTTCAACAAATAGACTTTTTAAAACGTCTTGTTAATTCAGAGTTGAAAATTTCTAAAACAACTGAAGAAGTGCTTAGAAAAATATCTTTTATTGAAAAAAACGAAAGGTATAAATTATATGGAAAAACGGGTTTATCAATTAGAAATGGAAATAATAACGGATGGTTTGTAGGCTATATTAAAATGAAGAATAAAACTTATTTTTTTGCTACTAATATTGAACCAAATGAGAATACCAATAAAAAATTATTCCCGAAATTAAGAAAAGAAATCACGATTAAGGCGTTAGATTATATGAAATAA